One genomic region from Amycolatopsis sp. FBCC-B4732 encodes:
- a CDS encoding DMT family transporter, with protein sequence MYAGAAVAVDLFGHATPAGVAWLRCLGAAVVLLAWRRPSRAAWRGRRLALAIVFGLVTAGMNVLFYEAIARLPLGTAVALEFAGPVLVAALGSRTVRDVLALVLVVCGVVAIADVRIAGSFAGVAFALAAAAAWAGYILLGKRVAVDGDGIDSLAIGFAAATVVLSPLAWGTGEVWSSPRMVLLGVGVGVLSTVVPYALDQVVLRRLGQARFAVLLALLPVTAGVMGFLLLGQVPTVPEAAGTLAVVAGVALRGRERTGRAVEPPG encoded by the coding sequence ATGTACGCCGGAGCGGCGGTCGCGGTCGACCTTTTCGGCCACGCGACCCCGGCGGGAGTGGCCTGGCTCCGCTGCCTGGGAGCGGCGGTGGTCCTCCTGGCCTGGCGCCGCCCGTCCCGGGCCGCCTGGCGAGGCCGCAGGCTGGCGCTGGCGATCGTGTTCGGCTTGGTGACGGCGGGCATGAACGTGCTCTTCTACGAGGCGATCGCGAGGCTCCCCCTGGGCACGGCGGTGGCCCTGGAGTTCGCGGGCCCGGTCCTGGTGGCCGCCCTCGGCTCGCGGACGGTTCGTGACGTGCTGGCGCTGGTCCTGGTGGTCTGCGGCGTGGTGGCGATCGCGGACGTCCGGATCGCGGGCTCGTTCGCTGGCGTGGCCTTCGCCCTGGCCGCGGCGGCGGCTTGGGCGGGCTACATCCTGCTGGGCAAGCGGGTGGCGGTGGACGGCGACGGGATCGACAGCCTGGCGATCGGCTTCGCCGCGGCGACGGTGGTGCTGTCCCCGTTGGCGTGGGGGACGGGGGAGGTGTGGTCTTCGCCGCGGATGGTGCTGCTCGGGGTGGGGGTCGGGGTGCTGTCGACGGTGGTGCCCTACGCGCTGGACCAGGTGGTTTTGCGACGCTTGGGCCAGGCTCGGTTCGCGGTACTGCTGGCGCTGCTGCCGGTGACGGCGGGGGTGATGGGGTTCCTGCTGCTGGGGCAGGTGCCGACGGTGCCGGAGGCGGCGGGGACGTTGGCGGTGGTGGCTGGGGTGGCGCTGCGGGGCCGGGAGCGGACTGGGCGGGCGGTGGAGCCACCGGGGTGA
- a CDS encoding ROK family transcriptional regulator: MIKPVSSSPVARPDEVRRHNRTTLLRLLHVGGPSTRATLASELGLNRSTIKTLVDGLAEAGVVEEKVPRPGRGAGRPSLLVLPQPHAAVVLAVDLQVEHVALALVGLGGQILGRNSWNLRGRMGQPDEVITHVIESASLLAGDLDVTPVAVGVSVPGVIRRADGYVHEAPNLRWTDVALGERLGSVLQIPILVGNDAEFGAVAEHLRGAARGASDVVYISADVGVGGGVIAEGSALRGGSGYVGEIGHMVIRPDGRDCYCGSSGCWETEVGEAALCRALGLPEDTPRGAILFELRELGRDSEAALTRLAEFAEWLTLGLINVVNLLGPQLVILGDLLTVLPEAVLRHVGAEVRRRSLVSRAVGGTRIVSSALGADVKLLGAAEVAFEVVLDSV; encoded by the coding sequence ATGATAAAGCCCGTGTCCAGCTCACCCGTTGCTCGACCGGACGAGGTGCGCCGGCACAACCGCACTACTCTGCTCCGCCTGCTGCACGTCGGCGGGCCGAGCACCCGGGCGACCCTGGCTTCCGAGCTGGGGCTCAACCGGAGCACGATCAAGACCCTCGTCGACGGGCTCGCCGAAGCCGGCGTCGTCGAGGAGAAGGTGCCGAGGCCGGGACGAGGGGCGGGACGCCCCTCGCTCCTGGTCCTGCCCCAGCCGCACGCGGCGGTCGTGCTCGCGGTCGACCTGCAGGTCGAGCACGTCGCGCTCGCGCTGGTCGGGCTGGGCGGGCAGATCTTGGGCCGCAACAGCTGGAACCTGCGCGGCCGGATGGGTCAGCCCGACGAGGTCATCACGCACGTCATCGAGTCGGCGTCCCTGCTGGCCGGCGACCTCGACGTGACGCCGGTGGCGGTCGGCGTGTCGGTGCCCGGCGTCATCCGGCGCGCCGACGGCTACGTGCACGAGGCCCCGAACCTGCGCTGGACCGACGTCGCGCTCGGCGAGCGGCTCGGCAGCGTCCTGCAGATCCCGATCCTGGTCGGCAACGACGCCGAGTTCGGCGCGGTCGCCGAGCACCTGCGCGGCGCGGCCCGCGGGGCGTCCGACGTGGTCTACATCTCGGCGGACGTCGGCGTCGGCGGCGGCGTCATCGCGGAGGGCTCGGCGCTGCGCGGCGGCTCGGGCTACGTCGGTGAAATCGGCCACATGGTGATCCGTCCGGACGGGCGGGACTGCTACTGCGGCAGCAGCGGCTGCTGGGAGACCGAGGTCGGCGAAGCGGCGCTGTGCCGGGCCCTCGGGCTGCCGGAGGACACCCCGCGCGGCGCGATCCTGTTCGAGCTGCGCGAGCTCGGCCGGGACTCGGAGGCGGCGCTGACGCGGCTCGCGGAGTTCGCCGAGTGGCTGACGCTGGGGCTGATCAACGTCGTCAACCTGCTCGGGCCGCAGCTGGTGATCCTCGGCGACCTGCTGACGGTGCTGCCGGAGGCGGTGCTGCGGCACGTCGGTGCCGAGGTGCGGCGGCGCAGCCTGGTGAGCCGGGCGGTCGGCGGCACCCGGATCGTCAGCTCGGCGCTGGGCGCCGACGTGAAGCTGCTGGGGGCCGCGGAAGTGGCGTTCGAAGTCGTGCTGGATTCTGTCTGA
- a CDS encoding sugar ABC transporter permease, protein MTETPAKHEVDTPAAEALAQTQNPTAAITDFGIDTTSMSTGEALRDYFARLRAGELGSLPSLFGLLVLVILFSALSDNFFTLANIANVFPQGAGVIIIAMGIVFVLLLGEIDLAAGVASGTAASVMALHYVHAGNLLGTLGSGVFVTFIAVLAAAMLLSAYQRIWGGAALSLVGLLIVAIGVPANAWLEILLAICVGTAIGCITGFLVSKIGMPSFVVTLALFIVWQGVLLQFIGEGGTIGITNSDVLYKIANGNLNVLGSWIFFLVAAGGFAVITLLSHFRRLQRGLVVQPTTLVLVKVGALVVLSALGTWLLTVNRSPNKTVVTIQGIPYVIPIMLVLLVAGTYVLNRTKYGRYVYAVGGNKEAARRAGIDVPKIRASVFVIGSAVAAIGGIVAASKVGSVSPQSGGLNTLLYSVGAAVIGGTSLFGGKGRVADAVVGGLVIAVVINGLGLLKQPAAVVNIVTGLVLLLAATVDALSRRRAAASAR, encoded by the coding sequence ATGACTGAAACCCCTGCGAAGCACGAGGTCGACACCCCGGCCGCGGAAGCGCTCGCGCAGACCCAGAACCCGACCGCGGCGATCACCGACTTCGGCATCGACACGACATCGATGTCAACCGGCGAAGCGCTGCGTGACTACTTCGCCCGCCTCCGGGCCGGTGAGCTCGGCTCCCTGCCGTCGTTGTTCGGCCTGCTCGTGCTGGTGATCCTGTTCAGCGCGCTGTCGGACAACTTCTTCACGCTGGCCAACATCGCCAACGTGTTCCCGCAGGGCGCGGGCGTGATCATCATCGCGATGGGCATCGTCTTCGTGCTGCTGCTCGGCGAGATCGACCTCGCCGCCGGTGTGGCCTCCGGCACCGCCGCGTCGGTGATGGCCCTGCACTACGTGCACGCCGGGAACCTGCTGGGCACCTTGGGCTCCGGCGTGTTCGTCACGTTCATCGCGGTCCTCGCCGCGGCCATGCTGCTCTCGGCCTACCAGCGGATCTGGGGTGGCGCCGCGCTGTCGCTGGTCGGCCTGCTGATCGTCGCGATCGGCGTCCCGGCCAACGCCTGGCTGGAGATCCTGCTGGCCATCTGCGTCGGCACCGCGATCGGCTGCATCACCGGCTTCCTGGTGTCGAAGATCGGCATGCCGTCCTTCGTCGTGACGCTGGCGCTGTTCATCGTGTGGCAGGGCGTCCTGCTGCAGTTCATCGGTGAAGGCGGCACGATCGGCATCACCAACTCCGACGTCCTGTACAAGATCGCCAACGGCAACCTGAACGTCCTCGGCAGCTGGATCTTCTTCCTCGTCGCCGCCGGCGGGTTCGCGGTGATCACGCTGCTCAGCCACTTCCGGCGGCTCCAGCGCGGCCTCGTCGTCCAGCCGACGACGCTGGTGCTGGTCAAGGTCGGCGCGCTCGTCGTGCTGTCGGCGCTGGGGACCTGGCTGCTGACGGTCAACCGCTCGCCGAACAAGACGGTCGTCACGATCCAGGGCATCCCGTACGTCATCCCGATCATGCTGGTGCTCCTGGTGGCCGGGACCTACGTGCTCAACCGGACCAAGTACGGCCGGTACGTGTACGCGGTCGGCGGCAATAAGGAAGCCGCCCGCCGCGCCGGTATCGACGTGCCGAAGATCCGCGCGAGCGTGTTCGTCATCGGCTCGGCGGTCGCGGCCATCGGCGGCATCGTCGCCGCGTCGAAGGTCGGCTCGGTCAGCCCGCAGTCCGGTGGCCTCAACACGCTGCTGTACTCGGTCGGCGCGGCCGTCATCGGCGGCACGTCGCTGTTCGGCGGCAAGGGCCGGGTGGCCGACGCCGTCGTCGGTGGCCTGGTGATCGCCGTGGTCATCAACGGCCTGGGCCTGCTCAAGCAGCCGGCCGCGGTGGTCAACATCGTCACCGGTCTGGTCCTGCTGCTCGCCGCCACGGTCGACGCGCTGTCCCGGCGCCGCGCGGCTGCGTCGGCGCGCTGA
- a CDS encoding ATP-binding cassette domain-containing protein produces MSEPILEIKGLNKSFGPVHVLHDVDFDVRAGEVTALVGDNGAGKSTLVKCIAGIHPYDSGAVRFNGQDAHIRGPKDAADLGIEVVYQDLALADNLDIVQNMFLGRERGSSWKLDEASMEKAARETLASLSVRTVKSVRTPVSSLSGGQRQTVAIAKSVLWNSKVVVLDEPTAALGVAQTRQVLDLVRRLAEQGLGVVLISHNMADVFEVADRISVLYLGRLVAEVHTKDVSHGQIVELITAGRSGDLGLARPEAVVL; encoded by the coding sequence ATGAGTGAGCCCATCCTCGAGATCAAGGGCCTGAACAAGAGCTTCGGCCCCGTCCACGTCCTCCACGACGTGGACTTCGACGTGCGTGCGGGCGAAGTGACCGCCCTGGTCGGCGACAACGGCGCCGGCAAGTCGACCCTCGTCAAGTGCATCGCCGGCATCCACCCGTACGACTCGGGGGCCGTGCGGTTCAACGGGCAGGACGCCCACATCCGGGGGCCGAAGGACGCCGCCGACCTCGGCATCGAGGTCGTCTACCAGGACCTCGCGCTCGCCGACAACCTCGACATCGTGCAGAACATGTTCCTCGGCCGTGAGCGCGGGAGCAGCTGGAAGCTGGACGAAGCCAGCATGGAGAAGGCCGCGCGCGAAACGCTGGCCTCCCTTTCGGTGCGGACCGTGAAGTCGGTCCGGACGCCGGTCTCCTCGCTCTCCGGTGGCCAGCGCCAGACGGTGGCCATCGCCAAGTCGGTCCTGTGGAACAGCAAGGTCGTCGTCCTGGACGAGCCGACCGCCGCCCTCGGCGTCGCCCAGACCCGGCAGGTGCTGGACCTCGTCCGCCGCCTGGCCGAGCAGGGGCTCGGGGTCGTGCTGATCAGCCACAACATGGCCGACGTGTTCGAGGTCGCCGACCGCATCTCCGTCCTCTACCTCGGCCGGCTCGTCGCCGAGGTGCACACGAAGGACGTCAGCCACGGCCAGATCGTGGAACTGATCACCGCGGGTCGCTCCGGTGACCTCGGCCTGGCCCGGCCCGAAGCCGTGGTCCTGTGA
- a CDS encoding sugar ABC transporter substrate-binding protein has protein sequence MRSRTLTLLAATVSTGLVLTACGANSSDSGGTGSNSASSSAPAAAGGASGKVGVILPETATSARWEAFDKPMLTAALTAQGFEVDVQNAQGDNQKFATLADGFISSGVKVLVIAPGDPAVGAAVEAKAKTAGIPVIDYDRPSLGGSADYYVSFDNEKVGQLQGQAMADALKAKPGAGFVQIEGAPTDNNATLFTKGQDSVLDPLNTAGTLKRIQKQPINDWDNQLGGTTFEQIFTANGGKVDGVVAANDGLAGAVITILKKNGLNGKVPVTGQDATADGLMAVMRGDQYMTVFKPIKEEAEATAKLAAALAKGDTAGADAIATAKLHDPKNNRDIKSVLLTPTTILEKDVKTVVTQGYVKAAEICGGDLAAKCTSLGIS, from the coding sequence ATGCGCAGCAGAACCCTTACCCTCCTCGCCGCCACGGTGAGCACCGGCCTGGTGCTCACCGCTTGCGGTGCCAACAGTTCAGACAGCGGGGGCACGGGGAGCAACTCCGCTTCCTCGTCCGCGCCGGCCGCCGCCGGCGGCGCCAGCGGCAAGGTCGGCGTCATCCTCCCGGAGACCGCCACCTCGGCGCGCTGGGAGGCTTTCGACAAGCCGATGCTGACGGCCGCGCTGACGGCGCAGGGCTTCGAGGTCGACGTCCAGAACGCCCAGGGCGACAACCAGAAGTTCGCCACCCTGGCCGACGGCTTCATCAGCTCCGGCGTCAAGGTCCTGGTCATCGCCCCCGGTGACCCGGCCGTCGGTGCCGCGGTCGAGGCCAAGGCGAAGACCGCGGGCATCCCGGTCATCGACTACGACCGCCCGAGCCTCGGCGGCTCCGCCGACTACTACGTCTCGTTCGACAACGAGAAGGTCGGCCAGCTGCAGGGCCAGGCCATGGCCGACGCGCTGAAGGCCAAGCCGGGTGCGGGTTTCGTCCAGATCGAGGGCGCCCCGACCGACAACAACGCCACGCTGTTCACCAAGGGCCAGGACTCCGTCCTCGACCCGCTGAACACGGCCGGCACGCTCAAGCGGATCCAGAAGCAGCCGATCAACGACTGGGACAACCAGCTCGGCGGCACGACGTTCGAGCAGATCTTCACCGCCAACGGCGGCAAGGTCGACGGCGTCGTCGCGGCGAACGACGGCCTGGCCGGCGCGGTCATCACCATCCTGAAGAAGAACGGCCTCAACGGGAAGGTCCCGGTCACCGGCCAGGACGCGACCGCCGACGGCCTGATGGCGGTCATGCGCGGCGACCAGTACATGACGGTCTTCAAGCCGATCAAGGAAGAGGCCGAGGCCACCGCCAAGCTGGCCGCCGCCCTCGCCAAGGGTGACACGGCCGGTGCGGACGCGATCGCGACGGCGAAGCTGCACGACCCGAAGAACAACCGCGACATCAAGTCCGTGCTGCTCACCCCGACGACGATCCTGGAGAAGGACGTCAAGACCGTCGTCACCCAGGGCTACGTGAAGGCCGCCGAGATCTGCGGTGGCGACCTCGCCGCCAAGTGCACCTCGCTCGGCATCTCCTGA
- a CDS encoding DEAD/DEAH box helicase has protein sequence MTETQLGAPPAEKDSTARPLRAWQRRALTKYLTRKPKDFLAVATPGAGKTVFGLRIAAELLSDRTIEAVTIVTPTEHLKHQWAASAAAAGIAIDSNFRNTTGVTSSDYNGVALTYAQVAAHPTLHRVRTENRKTLVILDEIHHGGDAKSWGDAIREAFTPAVRRLSLTGTPFRSDDSAIPFVSYEPDSGGFQRSKADHSYGYADALADGVVRPVVFLAYSGEASWRTSAGEEFTARLGEPLTAEQNARAWRTALDPSGEWIPAVLQAADTRLSQVRQGVPDAGGLVIATDQETARAYAKILERISGEAPTLVLSDDPKASGRIKEFSETNERWIIAVRMVSEGVDVPRLAVGVYATSASTPLFFAQAIGRYVRARKKGETASVFLPSVPVLLELASELEAQRDHVLGKPHREKEGWEDELLAQANRTEDEPGEEEKAFTSLGASAELDQVIYDGNSFGTAVFSGSDEEQEYLGLPGLLEPDQVRALLRKRQEAQIADEKRRKPGKEEAPPPAARPQSVSERLGALRKELNALVGMYHHRTKKPHGAIHNELRRVCGGPVTAMATVEQLEERIVTLRSW, from the coding sequence ATGACGGAGACGCAGCTCGGGGCGCCTCCCGCGGAGAAGGACTCGACCGCACGCCCGCTGCGGGCGTGGCAGCGGCGGGCGCTCACGAAGTACCTGACGCGGAAGCCGAAGGACTTCCTCGCGGTGGCGACGCCCGGCGCCGGCAAGACCGTGTTCGGCCTGCGGATCGCCGCGGAGCTGCTGAGCGACCGCACGATCGAGGCGGTCACCATCGTGACCCCGACCGAGCACCTCAAGCACCAGTGGGCGGCCTCGGCCGCGGCGGCCGGCATCGCCATCGACTCGAACTTCCGCAACACCACCGGCGTCACGTCGTCGGACTACAACGGCGTCGCGCTGACGTACGCGCAGGTCGCGGCGCACCCGACGCTGCACCGGGTGCGCACGGAGAACCGCAAGACCCTGGTGATCCTCGACGAGATCCACCACGGCGGCGACGCGAAGTCCTGGGGCGACGCGATCCGCGAGGCCTTCACCCCGGCCGTCCGGCGCCTCTCGCTGACCGGCACGCCGTTCCGGTCCGACGACTCGGCCATCCCGTTCGTCTCCTACGAGCCGGACTCCGGCGGGTTCCAGCGCAGCAAGGCCGACCATTCGTACGGCTACGCGGACGCGCTCGCCGACGGCGTGGTCCGGCCGGTCGTCTTCCTGGCCTACTCGGGCGAGGCCTCCTGGCGCACGAGCGCGGGGGAGGAGTTCACCGCCCGCCTCGGCGAGCCGCTGACCGCGGAGCAGAACGCGCGGGCGTGGCGCACGGCGCTCGACCCGTCCGGCGAGTGGATCCCGGCGGTGCTGCAGGCCGCCGACACGCGGCTGTCGCAGGTCCGCCAAGGCGTGCCGGACGCGGGCGGCCTGGTCATCGCCACCGACCAGGAGACGGCGCGGGCGTACGCGAAGATCCTCGAGCGCATCTCCGGCGAGGCGCCGACGCTGGTGCTCTCGGACGACCCCAAGGCGTCGGGCCGGATCAAGGAGTTCTCGGAGACCAACGAGCGCTGGATCATCGCGGTCCGGATGGTCTCCGAAGGCGTCGACGTCCCGCGCCTGGCCGTGGGCGTGTACGCCACGAGCGCGTCGACCCCGCTGTTCTTCGCCCAGGCGATCGGCCGGTACGTGCGCGCCCGGAAGAAGGGCGAGACGGCGAGCGTCTTCCTGCCGTCCGTCCCGGTGCTGCTGGAGCTGGCCAGCGAGCTGGAGGCGCAGCGCGACCACGTGCTGGGCAAGCCGCACCGGGAGAAGGAAGGCTGGGAGGACGAGCTCCTCGCCCAGGCCAACCGCACCGAGGACGAGCCGGGCGAAGAGGAGAAGGCGTTCACCTCGCTGGGCGCCTCCGCCGAGCTCGACCAGGTCATCTACGACGGCAACTCGTTCGGCACGGCGGTGTTCTCCGGCTCGGACGAGGAGCAGGAGTACCTGGGCCTGCCCGGGCTCCTGGAACCCGACCAGGTCCGCGCCCTGCTGCGCAAGCGGCAGGAAGCGCAGATCGCCGACGAGAAGCGCCGCAAGCCGGGCAAGGAAGAGGCCCCGCCGCCCGCGGCCCGTCCGCAGTCGGTGAGCGAGCGGCTCGGCGCGTTGCGCAAGGAGCTGAACGCGCTGGTGGGCATGTACCACCACCGGACCAAGAAGCCGCACGGCGCGATCCACAACGAGCTGCGCCGGGTCTGCGGCGGCCCGGTGACCGCGATGGCGACCGTCGAGCAGCTCGAGGAGCGGATCGTCACGCTGCGGTCCTGGTGA
- a CDS encoding YihY/virulence factor BrkB family protein, protein MGEVQPSAATKVARKGPWRLLTRTLGKAWEGNIFSEAAEAAFWQTLSLPPLLLGLLGSLGFVGEWFGQDVVAQVHDRIIGFCKTIFSANAVHDIIEPTVNSILTVGKGEIVSVGFLISLWAGSSAMSSFVDAITVAHDQYGVRNDVWQRIFALLLYLCGLVILVVGLPLLAIGPDLLPEFFPADWRPTVTSWVSALYFPTLGAMITLALTTLYKLALPRKLPWHRGLPGAVLAMVVFLLSSVGLRVYLNWITKTGYTYGALAAPIAFLLLMFFIGLAVVGGAYFNSAIQELWPAKATRRQRRKWRRLEMERASERLRSEDGRKLWERTTTPMKRPRAEDVSGNGDAPSEEDTSSPSAPEPAPSAPQGRVSSQGTTRNPPSD, encoded by the coding sequence ATGGGTGAGGTGCAGCCGTCCGCAGCGACGAAGGTGGCCCGCAAGGGGCCGTGGCGCCTCCTCACGCGCACGCTCGGGAAGGCCTGGGAGGGCAACATCTTCTCCGAGGCCGCCGAAGCGGCCTTCTGGCAGACGCTGTCGCTCCCGCCGCTGCTGCTCGGCCTGCTCGGCAGCCTGGGCTTCGTCGGCGAGTGGTTCGGCCAGGACGTCGTCGCGCAGGTCCACGACCGGATCATCGGCTTCTGCAAGACGATCTTCAGCGCCAACGCCGTCCACGACATCATCGAACCGACCGTGAACAGCATCCTCACCGTCGGCAAGGGCGAGATCGTCTCGGTGGGCTTCCTGATCTCGCTGTGGGCGGGGTCGTCGGCGATGTCGTCGTTCGTGGACGCGATCACCGTCGCGCACGACCAGTACGGCGTCCGCAACGACGTCTGGCAGCGGATCTTCGCGCTCCTGCTCTACCTGTGCGGCCTGGTCATCCTCGTGGTCGGGCTGCCGCTGCTGGCGATCGGCCCCGACCTGCTGCCGGAGTTCTTCCCGGCGGACTGGCGCCCGACCGTGACGTCGTGGGTGAGCGCGCTGTACTTCCCGACCCTCGGCGCGATGATCACCCTCGCGCTGACCACGCTGTACAAGCTCGCGCTGCCGCGGAAGCTGCCGTGGCACCGCGGGCTGCCCGGCGCGGTGCTCGCCATGGTCGTGTTCCTGCTCTCGTCGGTCGGCCTGCGCGTCTACCTGAACTGGATCACCAAGACCGGCTACACCTACGGCGCGCTGGCCGCGCCGATCGCGTTCCTGCTGCTGATGTTCTTCATCGGGCTGGCCGTGGTCGGCGGGGCCTACTTCAACAGCGCGATCCAGGAGCTGTGGCCGGCGAAGGCGACCCGGCGGCAGCGGCGCAAGTGGCGGCGGCTGGAGATGGAACGCGCGTCCGAGCGGCTGCGCTCGGAAGACGGCCGCAAGCTGTGGGAGCGCACGACCACGCCGATGAAGCGCCCGCGCGCCGAAGACGTCTCCGGCAACGGCGACGCTCCGTCCGAAGAGGACACCTCGTCACCGAGCGCGCCGGAACCGGCACCCAGCGCTCCTCAGGGTCGGGTGTCCTCCCAAGGGACGACCCGGAATCCACCCTCAGACTGA